The [Pantoea] beijingensis genomic sequence ATGATGAAAAAAATGAAGAAGGGCGGCATGGCCAAGATGATGCGCGGCATGAAAGGTATGATGCCTCCAGGTTTCCCTGGTCGCTGAGTTGGTCCGAAGATGGGACGGCGCAAAAGCTTAATCAGCTTTAGATTGCTTTTTGCGCCAAAATGAGTAAAATTTTCGGGCTTTTTATATTGCACCCGGGCCCCGTTCCCTCAATGGGGCCCGGTTGTTTTATTAACTAAAGAGGATGTTATGGTAACAATTCGTTTGGCACGTCACGGCGCGAAAAAGCGTCCGTTCTATCAGGTCGTCGTCACTGACAGCCGCAATGCACGCAACGGTCGTTTTATCGAGCGCGTTGGTTTCTTCAACCCGATCGCTTCAGGTCAGGCTGAACCACTGCGTTTGGATCTGGACCGTATC encodes the following:
- the rpsP gene encoding 30S ribosomal protein S16; this encodes MVTIRLARHGAKKRPFYQVVVTDSRNARNGRFIERVGFFNPIASGQAEPLRLDLDRIEHWVGQGATLSDRVSALIKQAKKAA